The nucleotide sequence ACGAGGAGTCGTCCAACTGGCGCTCCAGCTGGTCTATCTGCGCGGTCATCGCGTCGATCTCGTCGGCAACGTGCTCCAGGAACACGTCCACTTCGTCGACATCGTAGCCCTTGCGGTCGATCGAGAAGCTCTGGTTGTGGATATCAGCCGAGGTGATTGCCATAGTCGGTCCCTTCGTCCTGTCCGCGCGGACGCGGTTCAAGCGCAGCTAAAACAAGTTTACTATCAAACGTACCCCGAATTGTAGTACAAGCAGGGCGATGATGGGAGTAACGTCCACCATACCTCCAAGCGGGGGAATCAGTTTCTTGAACAGGTTGAGGTACGGATCGCACACGCGGCCGAGCACCCGGTAGATGTCGGCGAGCAGGCCGCGGTCCGTGGGGAGCCACGACATGAGCACGTACACGAACAGCACCATGCTGTACACGTCGGCTAGCGATACGATGAGGTATTTCAAGCTCAGCACGAGCCCAGCTCCTTCTCTTGGTAGACGGTCGGCGCCCGGGAAGGCGCGCTACAGCACGCCCTGGTTGCGCAGCGCCAGGCGCTCGGCCTCGGTGAGCGCGGCGCCCCGCGTGATGGCGAACACCTTGTCGGCCACGGCCTCCACGCGGGCGTCGAGCGCGCTCGACACGCCGAACGAGAAGTCCAGGATGCGCTTGGCCAGCTGGTCGGGCGTGTTGCGCAGCGCAAGCACCACCACGTCGCCCGCTTTCAGTATCTTGGCCACGCGTTCCACCTCGCCGTAGCTCGCGGGCTTGAGCACCGAGATGGCGCGCGACGGGTTGTGCGCGGGCGTGCCCGAGCCGGCGTACGCCTCGTAGGGGTCGAACGAGCCGGTGGCCTGCGAGGAAGCGGGCGCCGTGGCCGTCGCGGTGGCCACGGCCACGGTGGCGGAGGCCGCAGCCGCCCCCACGGTCGCCGCAGCCGGAGAAGCCGCCTTGCCCGTTGCGGGCTCCGCCTCGGCCGCGCTGGGCTCGAACAGCGCGTTCAGGCTCTCGGAGCGCTCGCGGCGCGCGGCCGTGTGGGCCGGCGACGAGGGCGCGGGCATCGTGGCGTCCACCACCGTGCGCTCGCCCCGGTAGCTGGACGACGTGGACGACACGCGGCGCGGCGGCAGCGGGTCGCGGCGCAGGCTGTCGGGCACCTGGGTATGGGCGCGCACGTCGTCGATGGACACGAGCTTGGGGAAGTCGGAATCCGACGAGGAGCGCGCGCTGCGGCTCCCCCCGCGCGCCGGGCGCGTGGTCACGGGCGCGTACGGATCGTAGCGCGAGGCGGGCGCCCCGTCGTCGTAGCCCGGGCCGTACTCGCCGAACTCGTCGTCGTAGTCGCCGAAGTCGTCCCCGTAGTCGTCGAGGTACGCGTCGTCGTATCCGCCGCCGTTGCCGGCCGCGTCAGCGAAGCCCAGCTTCGACTTGATGCCGTCGAGCATCCCGCCGCCGTGCTCGGATCGCTTGATTTTGGGCAGCTCCATGTTCACCACCTGCTTCGTTTGGTTCCGGCGGTCGAGCCGCCGCTGCGTTCACCCTGCTGCGTTTTTCCGTCTGTCCTTGCTTCGCGCCGCTCGAGGCGTGCCGGCGCCCATCGGCCCTGTGCGCAGTGCCTCGGCACCCGGGCCTCAAGCCTCGAAGGCATCGTCGAACACGGCCCTTCCGATGCGCACTATGGTAGCGCCCGCGCGCACGGCCTCGCGCCAATCTTCGCTCATGCCCATAGAAAGCCCATCGAACAGGGCCGCTTGCGCGGGATCGAGCCCGGCGCGCAGCTGGGCATGCAGGTTCGCGAGGCCCTCGAACACGGCGCGCGCCGCGGCCGGGTCGCCCTGCGGCGCCATGGTCATGAGGCCGCGCACCCGCACGTGCGGAAGGCGCGCGCATACGTCGAGCAGCGCGCGCACGTCGCCGGGAGCCAGGCCGCCCTTGCTCTCCTCCCCCGACACGTTCACCTCCAAGAGCACGTCCTGCACCTTGCCCGCCACCGCGGCGGCCTCGTCGATCTTGCGGGCGTGGCGCTCCTCGAAAAGCGAGTGGACGAGCGCGGCCGACCGCACGATGTCGGGGATGCGGCGCGACTGGATGTTGCCGATGAAGTGCCAGGTTGCCTGCGGGAACGCCGCCGCCTTCTCGGCCAGCCCGTCGGGGCGGTTCTCGCCGAAGTCGCGCGCGCCGGCTGCCAGGGCGCGCGCGACGGCGTCCGGGCCCACGGTCTTCGACACGGCCACGACCGTGACCTCAGCCGGGTCGCGCCCGGCCTCGCGGCAGACGGCGGCCACCTCGGCCGCCACGTTCGCATATCGTTGCTCGATGCCCATGGCCCTATCCTTTCTGCAGCACGGCGATGGCGCCATGGCGGCCGCAGGTGCCGCCCGACGCGCGGTAGGAGAAGTAGTCGTCCAGCCGGCAGGCCGTGCACGCGCCGGCATCCGCGATGCGCTCGGCGGCGAGGCCGGCCCCGCCCAGATCGCACGCGAGGGCGCGCGCGAGGTCGACATGCCGCCCGTCAGGGGCGACGTCCGCGCCATAGCGGTCCACGAACCGGGCGCGCACCTCGGCGCCCGTCTCGAAGCATTCCGCGTGGATGTGCGGACCCAGGTAGGCGTTGAGCGCTGCGGCCGCAGAGGACGGCGCTATGCCCAGCTCGGCGGCGTCGCGCGCGGCCAGGAGCCGCACGGCCTTCCCGGCGATGCCGGCTACCGCCCCGCGCCAGCCGGCGTGGACGACGGCGAAGCGCCCCGTGGGAGAGGCGAGCACCACCGGCACGCAGTCGGCGAAGCACAGCAGCGCCGCAACCTGCGGCACGTCCACGAGCAGGCCGTCGGCCCCCTCGAGCGCGCGGGCGCGCGCGGCCTCGACGGCGCCCGGCTCGGCCGAGGCCACCTCCACGATCTCGTCGCCGTGCACCTGGCTCGGCACCACGAGGGCCGCCTCCCCCGCGCCGAGCGCCTCCAGCAAGAGCTCCCGGTTGCGCGCCACGGCCGCAGGGTCGTCGCCCACGTGCCCGCCCAGGTTGAGCGCGGCGTACGGCCCCTCGCTCACGCCGCCCGCGCGGCCGGTGAACGCGATGCGCACGCCGGTGCGCTCGAACAGGGCCTCGTCGGTGAGCGCCGATAAGCGACGCGCGCCGAAGAGGCGCGCGTCGAGATGCGGTACGGGAAGGGTTGCGGCCGATGCCATGCAGGCGGCCCCTAGCGCTGGCGCTTCAGGAAGTCGGGAATGTAGTCCTCGTCCGCGAAGCGGCCGTTGTTCGACGACGTGGAGAACGACACCGGCGGCATGGACTGCTGCGGGATGGACGGCGCGGCAGGCTCGGGCGTCGTGGACGCGAACAGGTCCTTGCGCGAGAAGTCCATGGAGGACTGCTGCTGCGCGCTCGCCTTGAAGCCGGTGGCGATGACGGTGATGCGCACCTGGTCGCCCATGCCCTCGTCCACGATCTGGCCGTAGATGATGTTGGCGTTGTCGTCGGCGCAGGCCTCGACGGTGCGGGCCGCCGCGTCGACCTCGGTGAGCGTGAGGTCCGGGCCGCCGGCGATGGAGAACAGCACGCGCGAGGCGCCCGCGATGGACGTCTCGAGCAGGTTCGAGTTCGTGGCCTGCTGTGCGGCGTCGAGCGCGCGGTTCTCGCCGGAAGCCAGGCCGATGCCCATCATGGCCGTGCCCGCATCCTTCATGACGGTGCGGATGTCGGCGAAGTCGAGGTTGATGAGGCCGGGGATGGTGATGAGGTCCGTGACGCCCTGGATGCCCTGGCGCAGCGTGTCGTCGGCGATGCGGAACGCGTCGAGCATGCTCGTCTTCTTGTCCACGATCTCGAGCAGGCGGTCGTTCGGGATGACGATGAGCGTGTCGACTTTCTGGGACAGCAGGTCGACGCCCTGCTCCGCCTGGTTGCGGCGGGTGCGCCCCTCGAACGAGAACGGCTTCGTGACCACGCCGACCGTCAGCGCGCCGATCTCCTCGCGCGCGATCTCGGCGATGATGGGCGCGGCGCCCGTGCCCGTGCCGCCGCCTTCGCCGGCGGTGACGAACACCATGTCCGCCTCGGCCAGCGCCTCGCGGATCTCCGCGCGGCTCTCCTCGGCCGCCTGGCAGCCCACCTCGGGATTCGCGCCGGCGCCAAGGCCGCGCGTCAGCTCCTCGCCGATGTGGATCGTCTTGTCGGCATCCGACATGAGCAGCGCCTGGCGATCGGTGTTGACGGCGATGAACTCGAC is from Gordonibacter urolithinfaciens and encodes:
- a CDS encoding YggT family protein, coding for MLSLKYLIVSLADVYSMVLFVYVLMSWLPTDRGLLADIYRVLGRVCDPYLNLFKKLIPPLGGMVDVTPIIALLVLQFGVRLIVNLF
- a CDS encoding YggS family pyridoxal phosphate-dependent enzyme, producing MGIEQRYANVAAEVAAVCREAGRDPAEVTVVAVSKTVGPDAVARALAAGARDFGENRPDGLAEKAAAFPQATWHFIGNIQSRRIPDIVRSAALVHSLFEERHARKIDEAAAVAGKVQDVLLEVNVSGEESKGGLAPGDVRALLDVCARLPHVRVRGLMTMAPQGDPAAARAVFEGLANLHAQLRAGLDPAQAALFDGLSMGMSEDWREAVRAGATIVRIGRAVFDDAFEA
- a CDS encoding polyphenol oxidase family protein; this translates as MASAATLPVPHLDARLFGARRLSALTDEALFERTGVRIAFTGRAGGVSEGPYAALNLGGHVGDDPAAVARNRELLLEALGAGEAALVVPSQVHGDEIVEVASAEPGAVEAARARALEGADGLLVDVPQVAALLCFADCVPVVLASPTGRFAVVHAGWRGAVAGIAGKAVRLLAARDAAELGIAPSSAAAALNAYLGPHIHAECFETGAEVRARFVDRYGADVAPDGRHVDLARALACDLGGAGLAAERIADAGACTACRLDDYFSYRASGGTCGRHGAIAVLQKG
- the ftsZ gene encoding cell division protein FtsZ gives rise to the protein MPNKMGSEHLAVIKVVGVGGGGTNAVNRMVEAGVKGVEFIAVNTDRQALLMSDADKTIHIGEELTRGLGAGANPEVGCQAAEESRAEIREALAEADMVFVTAGEGGGTGTGAAPIIAEIAREEIGALTVGVVTKPFSFEGRTRRNQAEQGVDLLSQKVDTLIVIPNDRLLEIVDKKTSMLDAFRIADDTLRQGIQGVTDLITIPGLINLDFADIRTVMKDAGTAMMGIGLASGENRALDAAQQATNSNLLETSIAGASRVLFSIAGGPDLTLTEVDAAARTVEACADDNANIIYGQIVDEGMGDQVRITVIATGFKASAQQQSSMDFSRKDLFASTTPEPAAPSIPQQSMPPVSFSTSSNNGRFADEDYIPDFLKRQR
- a CDS encoding cell division protein SepF, producing MELPKIKRSEHGGGMLDGIKSKLGFADAAGNGGGYDDAYLDDYGDDFGDYDDEFGEYGPGYDDGAPASRYDPYAPVTTRPARGGSRSARSSSDSDFPKLVSIDDVRAHTQVPDSLRRDPLPPRRVSSTSSSYRGERTVVDATMPAPSSPAHTAARRERSESLNALFEPSAAEAEPATGKAASPAAATVGAAAASATVAVATATATAPASSQATGSFDPYEAYAGSGTPAHNPSRAISVLKPASYGEVERVAKILKAGDVVVLALRNTPDQLAKRILDFSFGVSSALDARVEAVADKVFAITRGAALTEAERLALRNQGVL